The sequence TCCATGTTGGATGCTAGTCAGTTGATGGAAACTCATCATGTGCGTCATCTCTGTGTGGCGGAAGCCGGTGAGATCGTCGGCATCGTTTCGGTGCGAGATCTTGTGCGATCGTTTGTCGATGCGGAGAGCGGTCCTGTCCGCGACCTGGATAACGTGTATCGCCCGCTGAGCGTCCTGATGGCAACTGGGCTTGCGACAATCCCGAGCGATGCGTCTCTTCGGGCAGCGGCTCAGCTCATGCGGGAGAAGCGGATCGGATCATTGCTGACGAGCGAGGCCGGTGAGATCGTCGGTATTGTGACCGAGCGCGATCTGGTCTGGAAAGGGCTCGCCGGCAAGCGAGATCTAGACAGCACTCATGTGAGTGCTGTGATGAGTTCTCCTCTACTGGGTATCGATGTCAATCGCACCATACGCGATGCGAGTAAAGCGATGGCCGAACAGGGTGTTCGTCACTTGGCCGTGACGGAAAGCGGAAAGATCGTCGGGGTGCTCTCCGTACGGGATTTGGTGAAAATGGTCTCCATCAGGGATCGCCCCAGATTTCTCGCTAAGACATAGCCGGATATTGGCGCTCACTCCATCAGCAGGATGGACAGCTCAGGTAACCAGGGGAGTATCACGATACCTAGGCAAATGGACAAGGCAACGATTGAAGCGACCAACTCCTCATCAAGGTCTGTTTCTGCGGCAAGGATGACAGAGTTGACCGCCGCCGGCATTGCCGCCACGAGAATAACGACCGCTCGTTCCAGTCCCGTCAAATCCAGGCAGCGAACCGCGCCCAATCCAAGCAATAGTCCACCACCCATTCGCATGGTCATACCTAATGTTGCGAGCCACGCAGTCCGGCGGATTGCAGAGAAACTGATCGATAGTCCCAGCACCAGACTGGCGAGTGGAGTGGTGGTGACATGAAGGGGCCTGAGTATCTCGAGCAGCCAGGGAGGCAGGTGATACCCGGATACTTTCACCGTGAGGATGCAGGTCAGTGCCCAGAGAGGGGGAGAAGAAAGGAAGCGGACTGCGGCTGTTTTTGGTGTGACAGTGTGTGCGCCATGCCAGACAGCTAAGCCATAGAGGACTGTGAGGGTCAGTGTGGTTTGTCCGAGGTCGAAGAGCACGGCTTGAGTCAATCCTTCGTTGCCGAACGTCGCGAGGATGACGGGAAAGGCAAAGTAGACAGAATTGATTGAACCGGTAGCCAGCATGAACCCGCCTTGCGTTTTGCGTGGTAACTGTAACAAATGGGCGAGGAACCAGGCGAAGACAACCATCGGTAGGGTGATGAGGCAGGCGGCCAACGGGATTTTCCAGACTGTGGGTGCGAGTGGTACAGGATCCAGCGAGACGAGAATCGTCGCCGGAAGACTGACCGAAAAAATGAATGTCGCCAAGCGTTCTGCATGGTTCTTGCTCAGGATGGCGCGGGATCGAAGGAAGGCTCCGATGACGAAGATCGCGATAAAGATCTGAAGAGAAGGCGGCATAGCGGTCGAAGTAGCGAATCATGCCTCTCTTTAAGAGCCAGATACAACTGGTTCAACGGATCTCGCTATCCAGGAAGATGGATTCTTTCACTCTCGGCAATTTGCAAGAACTCCGATAGCGTTGCTCTCCTGTCGTGACAATGGCTATAAGTATGAAAGGTACATGTGGCCTTGTGCTTCGCTCTTTCGTTTATGTCAAACAAACCACGACGATCTCCGGATCTTCCCAAATCGGCGGTTCAGGCGTTGCGGCATGGGAACCTGATCGAGGCGATCAAGGTCGTTCGTCAGGAACGGAATCTCGGACTGAAAGAGGCGAAAGGGGTGGTAGAGGCTTATCTCGCCTCCCAGCCGGCGATTAAGAAGAAGATGGACGAGGTGCTAGCCACGGCGCAACAGCGATTCATCCGTTGGTTGGTTGGTATACTGGTGCTTGCTGCTGGGATTGCGTATCTCGTGATGCAAGGGCCATGAATCCGCAGACAGCGGCTTTCAAAATTGTTGAGCGTAGAGGTATGGTTCGTACAGGGAATGCCCTCTCGGCTCGGCCACGGGCGTGAATGGTGCAAAGAAATGAGGTCGGGTTCGTGGCTGGTCTTTTATCAAGTTAAGTGTTG is a genomic window of Candidatus Nitrospira kreftii containing:
- a CDS encoding hypothetical protein (conserved protein of unknown function), translating into MDTHGGGAVKDFMHRYLEVVPQNSTVAAAAERMGVRRIGCLLVESDDPNRGLIGIMTEADLVRKVLAVGLDPMVTIVDGVMVNPILTIDGAHSMLDASQLMETHHVRHLCVAEAGEIVGIVSVRDLVRSFVDAESGPVRDLDNVYRPLSVLMATGLATIPSDASLRAAAQLMREKRIGSLLTSEAGEIVGIVTERDLVWKGLAGKRDLDSTHVSAVMSSPLLGIDVNRTIRDASKAMAEQGVRHLAVTESGKIVGVLSVRDLVKMVSIRDRPRFLAKT
- a CDS encoding hypothetical protein (conserved membrane protein of unknown function) gives rise to the protein MPPSLQIFIAIFVIGAFLRSRAILSKNHAERLATFIFSVSLPATILVSLDPVPLAPTVWKIPLAACLITLPMVVFAWFLAHLLQLPRKTQGGFMLATGSINSVYFAFPVILATFGNEGLTQAVLFDLGQTTLTLTVLYGLAVWHGAHTVTPKTAAVRFLSSPPLWALTCILTVKVSGYHLPPWLLEILRPLHVTTTPLASLVLGLSISFSAIRRTAWLATLGMTMRMGGGLLLGLGAVRCLDLTGLERAVVILVAAMPAAVNSVILAAETDLDEELVASIVALSICLGIVILPWLPELSILLME
- a CDS encoding hypothetical protein (conserved protein of unknown function): MSNKPRRSPDLPKSAVQALRHGNLIEAIKVVRQERNLGLKEAKGVVEAYLASQPAIKKKMDEVLATAQQRFIRWLVGILVLAAGIAYLVMQGP